The following are from one region of the Natronosporangium hydrolyticum genome:
- a CDS encoding BldC family transcriptional regulator, whose product MASRTHEPEPLLTPAEVASMFRVDPKTVTRWAKAGKLSAIRTLGGHRRYRESEVRALLQGQIPQQRPPGE is encoded by the coding sequence ATGGCGTCGCGTACGCATGAACCCGAACCCTTGCTGACCCCGGCTGAGGTCGCATCGATGTTCCGCGTGGACCCGAAGACCGTGACCCGGTGGGCGAAGGCGGGCAAGCTCAGCGCAATCCGCACCTTGGGCGGCCACCGCCGATATCGCGAATCCGAAGTCCGCGCCCTGCTCCAGGGCCAGATCCCCCAGCAGCGCCCCCCGGGCGAATAA
- a CDS encoding ABC transporter substrate-binding protein yields the protein MRTPRLVPAVVAAAALLLAGCVDSSASDDGPDGPGSVRLYGTDGTMQDAFGSGLVDRTVLNGMKGTAPLNPLPAEFTNRLLAVDPALEGFLFSGETYDAVVISALAAELAGTPDPAVVRDYINTVTTGGTPCTEVAQCLELARDGEQLAYRGVSLRERGFTEQGEPSAATYATLHFGRQGFIEQDKTEFVGAGDAAAVTEADPPEPGPRPTEPAFDREPLRIGGLLPETGDLAFAYPPLIAAAQLAVDEINEAGGVFEVDVEWFDGDEGSSVEVARESLAAHIDDGVHVIIGAAASRATQAVLPDAVAAGRILFSPASTAAELSGVESDGYYFRTAPSDLLQGAALADIILRDGNQRVAIIARDDAYGRGLSQNAEESLRRLGVTDAELTALTYQPPEQEDGPVPGVAELVDDVTAAEPDAVVLIGFSEAAQIIQAMVDEGLLAEE from the coding sequence TTCGTCGGCGAGCGACGACGGGCCGGACGGGCCCGGGTCGGTCCGGCTCTACGGCACTGACGGCACGATGCAGGACGCCTTCGGCTCCGGTCTGGTCGACCGGACCGTGCTGAACGGTATGAAGGGCACCGCCCCGCTGAACCCGTTGCCGGCGGAGTTCACCAACCGGCTGTTGGCGGTGGACCCGGCGCTGGAAGGGTTCCTCTTCAGCGGGGAGACCTACGACGCGGTGGTGATCAGCGCGTTGGCGGCGGAGCTGGCGGGCACCCCGGACCCGGCGGTGGTGCGCGACTACATCAACACCGTCACCACCGGCGGCACCCCGTGTACCGAGGTGGCGCAGTGCCTGGAGCTGGCCCGCGACGGCGAGCAGCTCGCCTATCGCGGGGTGTCGCTGCGGGAGCGGGGCTTCACCGAACAGGGAGAGCCGTCCGCGGCGACCTATGCGACCCTGCACTTCGGCCGGCAGGGCTTCATCGAGCAGGACAAGACCGAGTTCGTGGGGGCCGGCGACGCGGCCGCGGTGACCGAAGCGGACCCGCCGGAGCCGGGTCCCCGGCCCACCGAACCAGCCTTCGACCGGGAGCCGCTGCGGATCGGCGGGCTGCTGCCGGAGACCGGAGACCTCGCCTTCGCGTACCCGCCGCTGATCGCGGCCGCCCAACTGGCGGTCGACGAGATCAACGAGGCCGGGGGTGTGTTCGAGGTCGACGTGGAGTGGTTCGACGGCGATGAGGGCAGCAGCGTCGAGGTGGCGCGGGAGTCGCTCGCCGCCCACATCGACGACGGCGTGCACGTGATCATCGGGGCGGCGGCGTCCCGGGCCACCCAGGCGGTGCTGCCGGACGCGGTCGCCGCGGGCCGGATCTTGTTCTCCCCGGCGAGTACCGCTGCCGAGTTGAGCGGGGTGGAGAGCGACGGTTACTACTTCCGGACCGCGCCCTCGGACCTGCTGCAGGGCGCGGCGCTCGCCGACATCATCCTGCGAGACGGCAACCAGCGGGTGGCGATCATCGCGCGCGACGACGCGTACGGGCGGGGACTGTCGCAGAACGCGGAGGAGTCGCTGCGCCGGCTCGGGGTGACCGACGCCGAGCTGACCGCGCTCACCTACCAGCCGCCGGAGCAGGAGGACGGGCCGGTGCCCGGGGTGGCGGAGTTGGTCGACGACGTGACCGCGGCGGAGCCGGACGCGGTGGTGCTGATCGGCTTCAGCGAGGCGGCACAGATCATCCAGGCGATGGTGGACGAGGGCCTGCTGGCGGAGGAGTGA